Part of the Gemmatimonadaceae bacterium genome, GAAAACCGGCGTCGTCGCCACGGCATTCGAGCAGCCACACTTACATGATCTCGAGATCGAGCTCGATCGCTATCCGGAAGTCGTCGCTGCGTTGAACGGACGCATTCCGGTATTGATTCCCGATCTTCAGGCGTCGCCCCTTTACTCGTCTCTCCGCGAAGGATGGCAGCGCGACGGAACGCACGTGAGCGTGCGGTCGGTGATGGCGCTGCCATTCCCGATAGACAGCGAGAACATGGGGGTCTTTCTGTTGAGGCGCACGACCGACGAGCCAAAGTTCGACGCGGCAGACGTCGAGTTTGCTTCAACGGTTGTGCGGAGCGGAGTCACGGCGATTCAGCGCGCGCACGCGATCGAGATGGCGCGCGCGGATAACCACCGGCTCGAAGCGCTGGCGCATACCGATCATCTGACACAGCTGGTGAATCGCCGGGCTCTCACGATCCGGCTCGTGACCGAGATGGAGAGAGTGCGGCGCTACAACGCGCCGCTGTCGATGCTGCTCATCGACCTCGATCATTTCAAGCTGGTCAACGACACTTACGGACACATTGCCGGCGACAGTGTGCTCGCCGCAGTCGCGGGCCTCCTCCAGCGCGCTGTGCGGGCGGTCGATATGGTGGCTCGGTACGGGGGTGAGGAGTTCGTGGTGGTGCTTCCCGAAACGGGCCGGCAGGGCGCGATCGCGTTCGCCGAGCGAATTCGCGAGAGAATTGCGTTGAACGGCTTTTCCATCGGCGAGCCAGGCCTGATCCACGTCACCGCCAGCATCGGCGTTGCGACCTATCCGTCCCCTCGTCTGGATTCGGTCGAGGATCTCTTCCGCGCAGCGGATGTCGCGCTCTATCGCGCCAAGGGCAACGGGCGTAACCTAGTCTGCTGCTGAAGAACCGCGGCACCTAACGATGTCAGAAAAATGAAAGTGCACAAACTCCGCCTCCTTTTGCTCGGCGCTGTCGGCGCGACGGCGTGCGTGGAGGTATCGAACAAATCCCCCGCCACCGACACCACGATTTCCCGCGCCACCCCAGCGG contains:
- a CDS encoding sensor domain-containing diguanylate cyclase — encoded protein: MEKDAIDEIQSLRAALRNAEAELQRVRDEGESRRDLVDILHEVMGDLPTDEIFHFLVRRLARALRLSHASVIKANRDAKTGVVATAFEQPHLHDLEIELDRYPEVVAALNGRIPVLIPDLQASPLYSSLREGWQRDGTHVSVRSVMALPFPIDSENMGVFLLRRTTDEPKFDAADVEFASTVVRSGVTAIQRAHAIEMARADNHRLEALAHTDHLTQLVNRRALTIRLVTEMERVRRYNAPLSMLLIDLDHFKLVNDTYGHIAGDSVLAAVAGLLQRAVRAVDMVARYGGEEFVVVLPETGRQGAIAFAERIRERIALNGFSIGEPGLIHVTASIGVATYPSPRLDSVEDLFRAADVALYRAKGNGRNLVCC